CACCTGATGCTGTGACGGAGTGACAGAGATGACGCCTACACACTCACGTGTGATGCcatctcagtgtgtgtgtgtgtgtgtgtgtgtgagtttgagagagtgtgtgtttgtagacCTACACTTTCGTAGTCCTGCTGTCATCATGACCTCTCCTCCATGATCCACACtatgaacacacaaacacacattaacgTAGATCTGCATCATTCACACACACGTTCAGTTTGTCATTATTAGTGTTTGACATACTTGAGTATCTGCAGTTTATAGTTTGAATCCTCCAGTTTGAGGTTGAGCAGCTGCACTCCTGATCGtcctgggtgattgtagctcagatccagctctctcaggtgtgaggggtttgaactcagagctgaagacacataaccacagccttcctctgtcaccatacagccagacaacctgcagacacacacagatcatctacagacacacacagtcagatcatctacagacacacacactcaggtCAGATCatttacagacacacacagtcagatcatctacagacacacacaggcGGACCATGTTGAAAATCCCTATGAGACTGTTGATGTCACTGAAGCCCCGCCCACTTTGACAACTGCAGCCGGTTGTGACCTGTTGTGCAGTATCCTAAGAGTCATTTACATGGTCCTTCGAGCCAGAGCTGAGTGTTCCAATTGACCAAGATCGATCAATTAGCCAATGCCATGTATCATCTTGTCGACAGTCTATCTTGAGGACTATGAGAGGACACTTCCTAGTTCGAAGCCCTCTCGTACCAGTCCTTCAGTTTCCTCAGCCCCAGTCTAGAGCAGTACCTGATCTTATTCTGAATCTTGTGGCTCTCTCTTACTGGAGATGAAGGAGCTTGTTATGGAATTGGGCCAAAGTGTGAAGCAGATAAATAGTAAAGTTAATTGTATGTGCTCTTCAGGGATCATATGGTCCTGTTGAACTTGATGGTAATTCCATTAGGAGAGAGTTGCATGAATTTTGTGATGCCTCTGAACAAGCTTATGGGTCAGTAGCCTACCTGAGCATTGTAAACCATGAGAGTGAAGTTCTAGTCTCCTCTGTGATGGCACAATCAAGAGTTGCCCCTCCTAAAACAAATTCCATACCTCATCTTGAATTGTGTGCTGTCCTCACCGGGGTTCAGTTAGCAAATTTGTTGCAGAGGGAACTTAATCTGCTTATTCAGCAAACAAAACTGTGGTCTGATTCAATGACTGTCCTCAACTGGACTCATTCTGATTAGGGATGTCGACTTACACAAATTTCCATGATTGATCACTGTTTAAATTAACGATCAATTAATCGATTAATCGCTAACTTTAATACTGCAATATGCGTCTACTGTAGTGGCATATAACCAACATCATGACAGGGTGTGCAAATGCTGCTCAAAACGCCATGTTCCTCAACAAAGAATGACAAGGGATTTTAATCTAAATAAAGGGCTAGTAGGATTGTAAAATGAGTCGATGTGATTAatcatatattaaattaaatatttaataatcaaatataacGACTAATACAACCTGTCAACAACGCCGCCTCAGGTGCGTGCTTGTCAGAATGTGTACTGTTGTGAACACACAACGCACTTAAAAATGGCATCTAAACCCAATGAATTCACAACGatttattaaaatagttttCTCATTGATGTTATGTAATATGACAGTCCCAATCATAGTCTTTATTAGTTGTGCATTGCTATTTGAGCTGCGTGCGCTGAAGCTGATCAAGGCACGCATTAATTATTAACCAAATGCATCCTATATGAGATAAATCAGATAGCCTATAGATAGGCctgcacaaaataaacaaaatattacaaCTTACATTTGCACAAAACAAAAGGCTGTGAATGCGCAAACTTACAGTCATGATGAAGGTGCAACTCTAGCTGTAAAATGGTCCCAAACATAACTCCGGcgcatttgcttctttttcccCGTGTCTGCTTTACATGTTTCGCGGTTGAACAGCATACATGCTCATGAACATGCTTAATTGACGATTGATTAGTTTTatcaattaaatgtattatcaaCAAATACTCAATCGTCGATTAATCGACGACATCCCTAATTCTGATACATGTCGCTACAGTAATTGTTGCTAATCGCATTACTGAAATCCTAGAacaggggtctccaaactcagtcctggagggccactgtcctgcagagtttggggttggagctaaactctgcaggacagtggccctccaggactaaGTTTGGAGACTCCAGTCCTAGAGCACTTTACTCATGAATAATGGCGCTATGTTGACACGAACAGCAATCCAGCTGATGACATCACCAGAGGCAAGAGCCTTACTGATCTAGCCAAGCTTAACCATTGGTGTCAAGGCCCTTCTTTCCTTTATTCTGACCAAGATCAGTGGCCAAGATTCCCTGACAGGATTGAGAACTCAATTGATGCTGCAGAGCTAAGAAAGCCTTTGTTCTGTGGCATCACTAATGCTGAAGAGAACCCTTTGACTTTAAATGTTCAGCAATATGAATCATGTAATGAGCTCACTCTTCTCTTGACAAGACTCAGATTCAACTTCTCCTCTTGCAACAGACCcaaagaaaggattttgaaAGGAGGTGGAGTTTTTTCCCCATCCTTTCCGAACTGTATGaaagattattttatagaaggttcgAGTGGTGTGTGTATGGGAGGAAATGGAAACAAGCTGGCATTGTGTGTCCACAGGCGCGGAGCAAGCGTATTcagttcattcctatggaagctgAGCATCTTCAGGCTCGTGAGAGTGAAGTTCAACATCCATAAGAATGAGTTGAAAACGCTCATTCTGCTCTGCACCGTATACGCACACGCAGCGTCATCTCGCAACTGCGGTTAAAaataagctcagaatcgattctgaaattctcagaattgatcCAGAATCGTTGAAGAGAGAATCACGATGcatccattttttttctcccagcCCTACCCCTTATGCTCCACATTTTGGAGGAATGTGGGTGAGGGAAATCCAATCTATCAAGGCTGCACTTCGAGCTACTTTAGGAAGTTGTAACGGAAGAGGTTCCAACAACTGTATTTGGCAAAGTTGAAGAAATATAGAATTCTAAACCTTTAGGATATGTCTCTTCTAGTGCACATGATTTGGATACTGCTACTCCCAATTTGCTCAATTTTGCCCAATTtgctgacaaacacacacacacacacacacacacacacacacacacacacacacacacacacacacagatcatctacagacacacatgaACATTATGGCCATCTGACTGTAAAATATTTCTAATATGTTCTTAAATACCTCAGGATctgcagctgacagtttggactcttcagtccatcagaaatgAAGTTGACACCAGAGTCCTGTAGGTCACTGTTattcagatccagctctctcaggacagaGTTTGAGGATTGTAGAGCTGAAGACAAACTGTCACAACACCAAGCAGTGAGATTACAGAGAGCAAGTCTGAAAGAGAGCAGAAGAAACACATCAACAGTCaaatcatctacagacacacatgaACATTGTAACCGTCTGACTGTACTTTATCCATTATATGTTCTTAAATACCTCAGGATctgcagctgacagtttggactcttcagtccatcagaaatgAAGCTGACACCAGAGTCCTgtaggtcattgttactcagatccagctctctcaggacaaAGTTTGAGGATTGTAGAGCTGAAGACACAATTTCACAACGCTGAGCAGTGAGATTACAGCCAGCAAGTCTGAAAGAGAGCAGAAGAAACACATCAACAGTCaaatcatctacagacacacattaACATTGTGACCGTCTGACTGTAGTTTATCCATTATATGTTCTTAAATACCTCAGGATctgcagctgacagtttggactcttcagACCATCAGAAATGAAGCTGACACCAGAGTCCTgtaggtcattgttactcagatccagctctctcaggacagaGTTTGAGGATTGTAGAGCTGAAGACAAACTGTCACAACACTGAGGAGTGAGATTACAGCCAGAAAATCTGGAAgagatgaaatattaaaataaataaataaaacaataagacATGTACAGTGGGTTTCCAGTTTTCTGGCCTCAGGAACGTAGGATGCCATGATCTGAACACTGAATCACAATACAATGAGCTCCTGAGAGTGCGATAATCTGATCACTTTATCATTCAGATTAATATCTGAAATCAGATGAGCTCCTGACTGTTTCTTCAGAATAttagaaattttgaaaaatgtagtaAAGTTTTCTGAgggtataaaatataaaagttttgAGAGACTCTCCAGACAGCTGTGCATTTACTTATTTACCATTATTTACTGGATTAAATCGTTATTGCCAAATTGTTAATTTgataagtatttttattttcccACTATTTGGTGGTTCAGTTGTATTAGTTTGAGTCAATGGTGTTCACAGGCACAGTAACTTGCTTAACACAGTAACTTGTTAGGGGTTGCACGACTAATCGACTTTAATACTCTGCCATGACGCTTTAAACATGACGCCGACTAGTCGCTGGTCATGGCCTATAAAGGGCACAACAGGATCAGAAATCTGTGAAGTCCACATTTATGCTCCATATCAAACAgttaatgacaaataaatgcaatcttcaAGAGCGCTCCACAAGACATGATTGATTATACCATCTGGATTCTCAATATTGATCGGATGAATGTAGAATTAACTAATGTGTtcatataaatgtaatctttactgTGCTACTTTATCTGTCTGATTTAGAAAGAGCAGAAATCTGTGAGAAATATAATGACCTAAAGACAAAAGAACTGTTGTGAACATGGAGTATGGCACATCATTATTAGTACACATCTGGCTGTCTTTATATAGTTTTAATGTGGGATTGTAAGGGGCGGGTAGAGATGGACTAAATACTCTTCAGACTAACAACATACTGTATTGCAGTAGATGTAAGGATTaaactatcatattaaacaCAGGCTctatttgattacattttgtgcatttattattgtaCATTTCTAATAGCTCATTTGTTTATTAATGACATCATCATCGACTAGTTGACATCGACTTGACTTTAATCACATAAATGtcgacttttaaaaaaatctgaagtCAGTCAACCCCTACTGCATGTTGGGAATGAAACTCTCTGAGAGCtgcttaaagctgctgtccgtaactttttttggttaaaaatattccaaaatGAATTTTTGAGCAAAGCCATAACCAATCactgttcaaaactatctccttaccttagcttgattcacaacggtaagcttgtaataatgttttatgatCTGATTGATACTGGTATGAATTCATGGAAAATACGAGTTTGCTGACgtttgtctttgcgtcattacgtcacgtcagtaaacagaaaggagtcctggctagtaggctatatggcgtGTGCGGTGGATACTCCTGTAGCGCATCATTTGTAGCCTCTTCTTACAGCAGCTGGAATGGATTTAAACTTGGGATGGTGGCTTGTAATCCAGAAAGTTCAAAACGACAATCATCACTGACAACTGTGGTAAAAAGTAAAAGACTTCAGACTGCGGAGAGCCAGTAAAAAAGAAAGCGACCGGGCTTGTGCAAAAAGCGAATAAATGTCGGCAGGGCTTTTGAAAGGTGGCGTGACCAAAGGGAGATggctatttttctgctggacaggttaAGACATTTCAATTGTTCACTGGGTAATAAGGTTACAGTAGCACACGTTCTCGCTTAATCCATAGTTATGAATAACGATAATACGAACTacatacacagtcacgcaaagttgatgtttttaacattaacagTTCCAGTACAAAGTATAATGATTTGCACCATTGacagcgtgatttattgtaaaactttttttcagtttgtcagaacaaaagtgggtGACATGTTACTtcttcagatgacattttctggtgaaactTCTTATTTTTGGACACATACAAGACGTTGAATCTGTAATTGCGATGTCCACTTACATTATTCTGTGTGCACAAGAAAACTTAAGTTAGATAACATAAGTTAActtaaaggttttttttccagtgtttaattttagttttagtataaCATAATACcatgcatatttatatttttatttatttaaagcaacTAAACCAATGTATATTTGGCATGCAAGGTTTAATGCTATAGAAGTGCAATAGAAGTTTTTCagaaagagtgttttcagcttgTTTGTTTTGATATAACAATATGGCATGCAGTCGCTTCAAATAATGGCataaagctattcaaaacatcattTAGTGTAAATTGTGATCATTGTAattaataatcgcaattacaatttcaGAGGAATAATCAAcgattatgatttttgtcataatcatgcagccctactagaccatgacaaaaacattaataattctgATAACCTGCAATTCTAATGTAAATCATTTGCTGTTTTGTTTGTATAATCGCTCCAGTGAACTAGCTGTTGTTGTGTTTGTATTAATTTTGATGAACACAATAAAGAGTTGGGACATGTGGgcttttctttgttctttttacagagTTATTTCTAAAACTCAGTGAGATTTACATCACAGTTTAGAGTTCTCTAGAATGAGTGGCCAACTAGTGCTTATTCCTGGGTTTACTATCATTACAAAGTTGCTTGTCACTCAAAAAGAGTATTTGATGGAAGCAAACTGCCAAAATGACTCTTTTCTACTTCCTCCTGATTACTTCTGGAAGCAGAACAGCAGCGGTGAGCAATGAGGAGACGAGGAGAGAGACGCAATGACATCAGCCGATCAAAACAGACGTCATTTATCATAAACCGAGCGTTTCTGACAGACGGTCACAATGAGGGTGGAGAAATTCATGTTTTGAACATGTTTTGtgcaaaaatatctaaacattcttaaatcaagataaatTTACTTCAGGAGAAAAGTGACATAAAGTCTTattttctgaaaagaaaaaagtaaaaattgccAAAGGGCAATATTCTAAATTGACctatttgtttccttttttttttccttttatttttttgtactaCATTTCTCACAAATCCCAGCAACTTACATTACCATATTTGGTgtactacattacccataattcCCTGGTCAAGGTCTATAAATAGACCTCATTTCCTGCCTTTGTTCTTTTGCATTGGTGAGGAGGGGGTGTTTGAATGGACACCCAACTATGTCCTTTGAGTTCTTTAGGATGCGTTAAGTAAGTTTGTTTTTGACAATTGTATGGTTTGAATTTGTTTACTTGAATTACTTGGATTGGGTTTAATAATCATCTTGGATTGAATATGtattgttaatgtttatttatgaaTTGTTTGTTTGAGTCTGATTATCTCTTTGTATGGTTTTAGTGACTAAGGACCATCCTGTTCATCCTATACATCCTGTTCATTCTATCCATCCTGATCATCCTATCCATCCTGTTAATCCTGTCTTATGAACATCTGTCATGTGAATTTGCTCCCTGTATCTTTGTGCTTTGGGTCATCCAAAGAAGTCAAGACTCAAGCATCCtgaactaaataaattaaagactGTAAGGATTAGAACTTTTCCAGTGTTTTAATCAGACACACCACCTACAAGTCTCTACAATTCTGACGAACTTTGGATTTTAACATCTAAAATCCAACAggcaagaaaaataatcttgttgtccctttaaattaagattatttttcttccctcattggcagatatttttaTGTGTGACTATTTCATGTACATGTGTGACCTGTTGAAATGTAAGgtaaatcttttatttttacatttaatgtgGTCTCAATGCTGTCAGAGTAAATGTTTTAGAAAACTAGATCTTTATCACTCATAATATTCCCATTCACAGTAATCCACCTTCTCTAtcgtttcatttattttatggcATAATCATGcctctttaaatatataataatgtaaaacaCTGGCTAGTGCTGTACAGTAAAAAGTAAGCACACTTCAAGCACAGCCGTCACTGTAATAGTTCACTGTAACAGCCGTCAAATAGCTGAACATTAAGCATTTATGATGAATAATTACTGAAGATTAAATGTCATAATGATATATGATTATTGCTATTAATATTAGCAgtaatttatgtcattttatcttCATTCACAAGTGAAAATGTCTCAATTCCAGCTTTACTGATCAATGGTGTCGACCGTCCCTTTGCGCCACCTGGTGGTGATTTCACCAACGAGTTTCACACGTGACTGGGTTGTGTTTACCCGCGGCGGTAACAGGCATTTTAGTGACTATCTACTGTATTAAAGAGGCGTGTCGTGACCCTTTAAGATCCTGTTATTGAGGAGAAAATCTCTCATTtaggaacatttattttaaaggtgtcagattcattattaaatatgatacTTTAGTCAATGATTAAACACTCACAGAGCTTTTCTGCAGTTGATCACAGCTGGTATCAGTCTTCTTCTCCCCTCATCTGATGTGTTGTATTTCATGGGGTTCAGCTCATCCAGCGGCTCCTCTGACATCTGAATCATGTAGTAGATTGTTGAGCAGTGAGACGGAGAGAGTTTCTTCTTTGAGTGTTTGTCTGATTTCACAAACTCCTGAATCTCTCTGGACAGAGACTGATCTTTGACTTCCAGCAGACAGAGGAACAGATTGATGGACGTTTCAGTGGAGAGAACTCTATATtcatctttgatcatctttTTAATATACTGTGTGATTTCTCTGATGCTCTCTGAGctgttctctgtgtgtgtcagtagATCCTGTAAGACTCTCTGATTGGACTCCAGTGAGACGCCCAGCAGGAACCGCAGGAACAGATCCAGTTGTCCATTCTCACTCCTGAGGGCTTTATTTACTGCTGATGTTAGTAGAGAATACAGAGAGTCTTTATAAGATCTGTAAACTCTGAGTTCATCCAGTGGTTTCTTGTTCTTGATCACATGGTAGTAAAACACATAGAAAGCAGCGAGAAACTCCTGAAAGCTCAGATGAATGAAGCTGTAGACTTTCCTCTGATGAATCACAGATTCCTCCTTAAAGATCTCAGTGCAAATCCCAGAATACACTGAGGCGTCAGTGACGTCTATGCCGCTCTCTCTCAGGTCCTCCTCATAGAACATCACATTGCCCTTCATCAGCTGATTGAAAGCCACTTCAGCAAGTTTCACAATCACTTCTCTGTTGGACTGCAGCAGTTTCTCTGGATCTCTCTCTTCATACTTCTGATTCCTCATGTTGATCTGAATCAGCAGGAAGTGGATGTACATTTCAGTCAGAGTTTGAGGGATTTCTGCACTCAGATCTTCTTTCAGGAGCTTCTGAAGCACAGTggatgagatccagcagaagacgggtatgtggcacatgatgtggaggcttcttgctcttctgatgtgtgagatgattctgctggcttgatgctcatcactgattctcttcctgaaatattcctccTTCTGAGGGTCATTGAATCCCTGAATCTCTGTCAGACGGTTGATGTATTTGGAGGGGATCTGATTGgatgctgctggtctggaggtgatccagatgagagcagagggaagcagctCTCCTGTCATGAGATTTGACATCAACACACCCACTGATGAAGTCTCTGTCACTTCAGAAACTTTCTCTGACATCAACACACCCACTGATGAAGTCTCAGTCACATCAGAAACTGATGAAGACTCGGTCACATCAGAAACTTTCTGAGCGTTTGAAAACATCAGTGTGATTCTGctttcatccagaccatcaaagatgaacacaactttacTCTCCTCATAAATCTTTGAGTCCAGATCTTGAAGTTCAGGATGAAAGTCCAGCAGAAGTCTGTGAAGACTGTACTGATGATCTCGGATCAAGTTCAGCTCTCGAAATGGAAGCACAAACATGAAATCTACATCCTGATTGGTTTTTCCCTCAGCCCAGTCCagaatgaacttctgcacagagacggTTTTTCCGATTCCAGCGATGCCTTTAGTAAGAACAGTCTTGATCTGGTGTTTCTCCTCACATCCTGGTTCAGCTGAGGctttaaagatgtcattgcagtAGATTGGAGTATCTTGTGAGTGTTGTGTTCTGGCTGTTTTCTCCATCTGGAAAACCTCATGttcttcattcactccttcactctctccctctatgatgtagagctgtgtgtagatcctgttcaggagggtttcattCTCCTGGAGGTTCAGTCCCTCAAATAATCTCTCATACTTGTTCTTCATGCTGGTTTTGAGCTGGTCTTTGACTCTCTGGAGTTCATCATCTACTGCTTGAGGAGAATCCTGGTCTCCAGTCTGATCATCTCTGATTAGGAAACAAAAtgcaaacataaaaacatgttcatcaataaatcatgcAAGGAACAGCAACACATTTAAGAGAGAGGTGTCAGTTTAACAGACTCCTGTTATATTCCACATATTTACATTAAACTTTAACATATTTTCTGGAATTTAAGTCACATTTTCTATCATCTGAAATGTGCTGCATCTTatatttgtctgttttggaCTCTTATGTAGAAGTTTTGGTCTCTCAGATTCCTGTCCTAGTTTTGTCTTCATTACTTGGACTttaaaagacacttaatattcagaaATATTATTTGATGTGACGGCACTGAAACTATCAGAAGAGAACAAAACATGAACTGAacagctgaataatgacacgaCTGTCTTCTGTAGACCCAGCTAACAaggaacgttcccagaacattcacTAACGTTCTTTAAAAGTTGTGTGAATGTTAGTACAAAAcgttattaaaataatgtttttagaaCGTCCTTATAATGTTATTAACGTTCTTTTAACTATTAGAgaaaacgttcttagaacaaCGTTCTCGGAACGTCCTTACAATGTTATTAGTACTTTCTGAATGTTGTCATAATGTTACCATAAAACGTTCTGGGAACAACGTTCTTGCAACATCTTTAGGacgttatttgtacttgatgaacgttctcataatgttgagaGAAAACGTTATTAGAacaacattctcagaacgtccttATAATGTTATTAGTACTTTCTGAATGTTGTCATAATGTTATCATAAAACGTTCTGGGAACAACATTCTTGCAACATCTTTAGGacgttatttgtacttgatgaacgttctcataatgttgagaGAAACTTGAGGGATGCAATGAAAAATTAGCAAATGTGTCTTTCCTTAACTATTTCTTcttatgtatacacacacactttaataAACAGATTTTGCCATACTAGCAGTATTAtagttttcattaatattttgaattcaatttaatttttttacattttctgctttcattataattttatagtttttgccatttttataactttttgttgtttttattaatttttatttcagttcagtACATCAGgttaattaaactaaaataactggttaatttcaattaaaaataagaaaaatgcaagttttattttatgtcagataacctttatttatttcaagtaatggtTTCATGGTTTTAGTGtttgttaaatataatattgatagtaaaatctttttatttttaatatgcgTCAATAACATATATCCTTAGTATTTCCAATTCCTTCCTGTGATGGGGCATCCCAGACAGAAGCTACAATAGtttactttaaattaaattaaatataatttaaatttaaattagattaaataagTTTGTGTAACCAAATAATAACCGGAGTGGTAATTGGACACATTGAGTGACTTTTACTCATACACGAAATGCACCGGGaatcttattttgaaatgtctatgCTTTATTGTTGCAGGCTGCGCAATATCCAATCGAAGGCAGTTGATTAGTCATCAGTGAAGAAACCCGGTGAGAACAGATTGCGCGCTCACTGACATAATTCTCTGTCATAAACAACAAAGTGCAGATATGATGTATGTAAGAAATTCATTTATGCGATGCAGACAGATTAATTGAATATAACGGGTGTTTTTGTCTATTTGGTACTATTTGAGAGAGAGCCGCGAAAACCCTTGATTTCGCGCCGTGCAGTCACGTGGTTCATTTAGCACCAATCAGCGCTGTCAATCATTTTGAATGGGTTTAAGTAGGATATAGACCTAGAATACAGCAAAATAATAACGCGCACAGTGTGAATCATATCGTATTGATTACTACTTTGACGACATTTACAGtagcatatatttttattattaatattacgattgaattaaaattattttgacatttataGACGCAATATTTTTAGAAAAGGTAATAACGGAATAAGGAACAGCAGAGAGACTACATTTCACTTTAGTGCAGGTTGACTGTGAGATGTTTACagttgaaaaatgttttcattatttgGAATAAAAGTTTAAGTTATGTTGTGAGAGTGGCATTGTTGAGTTTTATGACATTCTTTTTTCTCTGTTTCAGAATACTGTTTCATGAACATTCCTTACTGCATTTTGAGGTAAGAGTTTAATTAGTAACATGGccatgcttttaaaaaaaaaaatgcatatttgagttgttgataaaaaaaaatgaccaggATCATAgaaactattaaaataaaaactatgttTTGTTAATACCACAAATAATTAAGACTTTTTGACATAACTCGGCCTCAAGAAAAATACATTCTTGAGATAAATTCCTAACATTATATTctacatatttattaaatatataattaatatttaacatacaaagaagtaatgcatttttttcatgtttccaAAAAATGTggaacatttaaacatttttacaaataaaaattgcaAAGCGCACAGTGAAACCAAAAATCTTATACAGGGTGTCCGCGGGAtcttaaaaagtattaaaagttGATGAATCCATTTTGGGAAAATTAAGGCCCTTAAAAGGTATTAAAAAGTCTTAATCACGATTTTATGAGGTATTAAATTTTGTTCAAGCTTTGTCAAAAGAGTTTGACTCCAAAAAGTATTcatgaatatatttattttcatcccCATAATAACTATTAAAAAACAACGGCATGCTCGGTCAGAGATTGGCTCAGGGTGCGCGCGCCGtctacgggtgacgtcacgtATTTTGCGAAATGCGCGGTTAGGTGATGTCTGATGTGTCGCCCTCCACACGTCGTGAAACAGACTCCGAAATGGGGAAATGTAAATTTGCGGACTCCTGGTTGGAGAAGGATGAATTTAAACAATGGCTGAAGCCTGTAGCTGAAAACAACCGTGAGGCTTACTGTACATATTGTAAAAAGAAGATCAACGCTGTCAAGTCCCACATGTACGGTGCTAGCCACAAGGCCGCCGTTGGCCGCAGATAGCAGTCGCAGCTGTCCATCGCCAGTTTCTGTGCTCCAACAGCGACACCAATACCTAACACGACAGC
The sequence above is drawn from the Megalobrama amblycephala isolate DHTTF-2021 unplaced genomic scaffold, ASM1881202v1 scaffold415, whole genome shotgun sequence genome and encodes:
- the LOC125261444 gene encoding NACHT, LRR and PYD domains-containing protein 3-like isoform X4 yields the protein MSDFETRKRKRSSSPDPSRVSLKSNQSMPPPLNFSDGTVTSDPRDDQTGDQDSPQAVDDELQRVKDQLKTSMKNKYERLFEGLNLQENETLLNRIYTQLYIIEGESEGVNEEHEVFQMEKTARTQHSQDTPIYCNDIFKASAEPGCEEKHQIKTVLTKGIAGIGKTVSVQKFILDWAEGKTNQDVDFMFVLPFRELNLIRDHQYSLHRLLLDFHPELQDLDSKIYEESKVVFIFDGLDESRITLMFSNAQKVSDVTESSSVSDVTETSSVGVLMSEKVSEVTETSSVGVLMSNLMTGELLPSALIWITSRPAASNQIPSKYINRLTEIQGFNDPQKEEYFRKRISDEHQASRIISHIRRARSLHIMCHIPVFCWISSTVLQKLLKEDLSAEIPQTLTEMYIHFLLIQINMRNQKYEERDPEKLLQSNREVIVKLAEVAFNQLMKGNVMFYEEDLRESGIDVTDASVYSGICTEIFKEESVIHQRKVYSFIHLSFQEFLAAFYVFYYHVIKNKKPLDELRVYRSYKDSLYSLLTSAVNKALRSENGQLDLFLRFLLGVSLESNQRVLQDLLTHTENSSESIREITQYIKKMIKDEYRVLSTETSINLFLCLLEVKDQSLSREIQEFVKSDKHSKKKLSPSHCSTIYYMIQMSEEPLDELNPMKYNTSDEGRRRLIPAVINCRKALFSGCNLTPQCCDSLSSALQSSNSVLRELDLSNNDLQDSGVSFISDGLKSPNCQLQILRLALCNLTAWCCDSLSSALQSSNSVLRELDLNNSDLQDSGVNFISDGLKSPNCQLQILRLSGCMVTEEGCGYVSSALSSNPSHLRELDLSYNHPGRSGVQLLNLKLEDSNYKLQILNVDHGGEVMMTAGLRKYSHQITLDLNTVNKRLRLSERNTVITNTVTFQSYPDHPDRFDESPQVLCRESVSDRRCYWEIECSVGVFISVSYKSISRKGRGDECVFGGNDQSWNLTCSPYSYSFIHNNILTVLPVKPIISRTVNKQKHYRVGVYVDHSAGTLSFYSVSGDTMIHIHTVQTTFTQPLYPGFGVPTGSSVKL
- the LOC125261444 gene encoding NACHT, LRR and PYD domains-containing protein 3-like isoform X3 produces the protein MSDFETRKRKRSSSPDPSRVSLKSNQSMPPPLNFSDGTVTSDPRDDQTGDQDSPQAVDDELQRVKDQLKTSMKNKYERLFEGLNLQENETLLNRIYTQLYIIEGESEGVNEEHEVFQMEKTARTQHSQDTPIYCNDIFKASAEPGCEEKHQIKTVLTKGIAGIGKTVSVQKFILDWAEGKTNQDVDFMFVLPFRELNLIRDHQYSLHRLLLDFHPELQDLDSKIYEESKVVFIFDGLDESRITLMFSNAQKVSDVTESSSVSDVTETSSVGVLMSEKVSEVTETSSVGVLMSNLMTGELLPSALIWITSRPAASNQIPSKYINRLTEIQGFNDPQKEEYFRKRISDEHQASRIISHIRRARSLHIMCHIPVFCWISSTVLQKLLKEDLSAEIPQTLTEMYIHFLLIQINMRNQKYEERDPEKLLQSNREVIVKLAEVAFNQLMKGNVMFYEEDLRESGIDVTDASVYSGICTEIFKEESVIHQRKVYSFIHLSFQEFLAAFYVFYYHVIKNKKPLDELRVYRSYKDSLYSLLTSAVNKALRSENGQLDLFLRFLLGVSLESNQRVLQDLLTHTENSSESIREITQYIKKMIKDEYRVLSTETSINLFLCLLEVKDQSLSREIQEFVKSDKHSKKKLSPSHCSTIYYMIQMSEEPLDELNPMKYNTSDEGRRRLIPAVINCRKALFSGCNLTPQCCDSLSSALQSSNSVLRELDLSNNDLQDSGVSFISDGLKSPNCQLQILRLAGCNLTAQRCEIVSSALQSSNFVLRELDLSNNDLQDSGVSFISDGLKSPNCQLQILRLSGCMVTEEGCGYVSSALSSNPSHLRELDLSYNHPGRSGVQLLNLKLEDSNYKLQILNVDHGGEVMMTAGLRKYSHQITLDLNTVNKRLRLSERNTVITNTVTFQSYPDHPDRFDESPQVLCRESVSDRRCYWEIECSVGVFISVSYKSISRKGRGDECVFGGNDQSWNLTCSPYSYSFIHNNILTVLPVKPIISRTVNKQKHYRVGVYVDHSAGTLSFYSVSGDTMIHIHTVQTTFTQPLYPGFGVPTGSSVKL